From Jaculus jaculus isolate mJacJac1 chromosome 19, mJacJac1.mat.Y.cur, whole genome shotgun sequence, a single genomic window includes:
- the LOC101615836 gene encoding pancreatic alpha-amylase-like isoform X2, which yields MRFLLLLSAIGLCWAQYTPHTQYGRTSIVHLFEWRWADIAKECERYLAPKGFGGVQVSPPNENIVVYNPSRPWWERYQPISYKICSRSGNEDEFRDMVARCNNVGVRIYVDAVLNHMCGAAGGAGTSSTCGSYYNANKEDFPAVPYSGWDFNDGKCHTSNGEVQNYNDANQVRNCRVSGLLDLALEKDYVRTKVIDLGGEAISSSEYFGNGRVTEFKYGAKLGTVIRKWNGEKMAYLKNWGEGWGFMPSDRALVFVDNHDNQRGHGAGGVSILTFWDARMYKMAVGFMLAHPYGLTRVMSSYRWDRYFQNGKDVNDWMGPPNNNGATKEVTINPDTTCGNGWVCEHRWRQIRNMVLFRNIVNGQPFTNWWDNDSNQVAFGRGNKGFIVFNNDDWALSIDLQTGLPAGTYCDVISGDKIDGTCTGIKIQVSGDGRAHFSISNSAEDPFVAIHVGSKL from the exons ATGAGGTTTCTTCTTCTGCTCTCTGCCATCGGGCTCTGCTGGGCTCAGTACACCCCACATACTCAGTATGGACGGACATCTATTGTCCATCTTTTTGAGTGGCGCTGGGCTGATATTGCTAAGGAATGTGAGCGATACTTAGCTCCCAAAGGATTTGGAGGGGTCCAG GTCTCTCCACCCAATGAAAATATTGTAGTTTATAATCCTTCAAGACCTTGGTGGGAAAGATACCAACCCATCAGCTATAAAATATGCTCAAGGTCTGGAAATGAAGATGAGTTCCGAGACATGGTGGCGAGGTGCAACAACGTTGGT GTGCGCATTTATGTGGACGCCGTTCTCAACCACATGTGCGGCGCGGCTGGTGGCGCGGGGACGAGCAGCACCTGTGGGAGTTACTACAACGCTAACAAGGAGGACTTCCCAGCAGTGCCGTACTCTGGATGGGACTTTAATGATGGGAAATGTCACACTTCCAACGGAGAAGTTCAGAACTACAATGATGCTAATCAg GTCAGAAATTGTCGCGTGTCTGGCCTCCTTGATCTCGCACTGGAGAAAGACTATGTTCGTACCAAG GTAATTGATCTGGGTGGTGAGGCAATCTCCAGTAGTGAATACTTTGGGAATGGCCGTGTGACAGAATTCAAATATGGTGCAAAACTGGGCACAGTGATCCGGAAATGGAATGGAGAGAAGATGGCGTACTTGAA GAACTGGGGAGAAGGCTGGGGTTTCATGCCGTCTGACAGAGCCCTTGTCTTTGTGGACAACCATGACAACCAGCGgggacatggggctggaggagtGTCAATCCTGACGTTCTGGGACGCCAG AATGTACAAAATGGCCGTTGGATTTATGCTTGCCCACCCTTACGGATTAACACGAGTGATGTCAAGTTACCGTTGGGACAGATACTTTCAGAATGGCAAA gatgtTAATGACTGGATGGGACCACCAAATAACAATGGAGCCACCAAAGAAGTGACTATCAATCCAGACACGACTTGTGGCAATGGCTGGGTCTGTGAACATCGCTGGCGTCAGATCAG GAACATGGTACTATTCCGAAACATAGTTAACGGGCAGCCTTTTACAAACTGGTGGGATAATGATAGCAACCAAGTGGCTTttggaagaggaaacaaagggtTCATTGTCTTCAACAATGATGACTG ggctctGTCAATAGATCTACAAACTGGTCTTCCTGCCGGCACGTACTGTGACGTCATTTCTGGAGATAAAATCGATGGCACCTGCACGGGAATTAAAATCCAGGTTTCTGGCGATGGCAGAGCTCACTTTTCTATCAGTAACTCTGCAGAAGACCCGTTTGTGGCCATTCATGTAGGATCAAAATTGTGA
- the LOC101615836 gene encoding pancreatic alpha-amylase-like isoform X1, with product MRFLLLLSAIGLCWAQYTPHTQYGRTSIVHLFEWRWADIAKECERYLAPKGFGGVQVSPPNENIVVYNPSRPWWERYQPISYKICSRSGNEDEFRDMVARCNNVGVRIYVDAVLNHMCGAAGGAGTSSTCGSYYNANKEDFPAVPYSGWDFNDGKCHTSNGEVQNYNDANQVRNCRVSGLLDLALEKDYVRTKVADYLNHLIDIGVAGFRLDAAKHMWPGDIKAFLDKLHNLNTKWFPAGSKPFIYQEVIDLGGEAISSSEYFGNGRVTEFKYGAKLGTVIRKWNGEKMAYLKNWGEGWGFMPSDRALVFVDNHDNQRGHGAGGVSILTFWDARMYKMAVGFMLAHPYGLTRVMSSYRWDRYFQNGKDVNDWMGPPNNNGATKEVTINPDTTCGNGWVCEHRWRQIRNMVLFRNIVNGQPFTNWWDNDSNQVAFGRGNKGFIVFNNDDWALSIDLQTGLPAGTYCDVISGDKIDGTCTGIKIQVSGDGRAHFSISNSAEDPFVAIHVGSKL from the exons ATGAGGTTTCTTCTTCTGCTCTCTGCCATCGGGCTCTGCTGGGCTCAGTACACCCCACATACTCAGTATGGACGGACATCTATTGTCCATCTTTTTGAGTGGCGCTGGGCTGATATTGCTAAGGAATGTGAGCGATACTTAGCTCCCAAAGGATTTGGAGGGGTCCAG GTCTCTCCACCCAATGAAAATATTGTAGTTTATAATCCTTCAAGACCTTGGTGGGAAAGATACCAACCCATCAGCTATAAAATATGCTCAAGGTCTGGAAATGAAGATGAGTTCCGAGACATGGTGGCGAGGTGCAACAACGTTGGT GTGCGCATTTATGTGGACGCCGTTCTCAACCACATGTGCGGCGCGGCTGGTGGCGCGGGGACGAGCAGCACCTGTGGGAGTTACTACAACGCTAACAAGGAGGACTTCCCAGCAGTGCCGTACTCTGGATGGGACTTTAATGATGGGAAATGTCACACTTCCAACGGAGAAGTTCAGAACTACAATGATGCTAATCAg GTCAGAAATTGTCGCGTGTCTGGCCTCCTTGATCTCGCACTGGAGAAAGACTATGTTCGTACCAAGGTTGCTGACTACTTGAACCATCTCATTGACATCGGTGTGGCTGGGTTCAGACTGGACGCCGCTAAGCACATGTGGCCTGGAGACATAAAGGCGTTTTTGGATAAGCTGCATAACCTGAATACAAAGTGGTTCCCTGCAGGAAGTAAACCTTTCATTTATCAAGAG GTAATTGATCTGGGTGGTGAGGCAATCTCCAGTAGTGAATACTTTGGGAATGGCCGTGTGACAGAATTCAAATATGGTGCAAAACTGGGCACAGTGATCCGGAAATGGAATGGAGAGAAGATGGCGTACTTGAA GAACTGGGGAGAAGGCTGGGGTTTCATGCCGTCTGACAGAGCCCTTGTCTTTGTGGACAACCATGACAACCAGCGgggacatggggctggaggagtGTCAATCCTGACGTTCTGGGACGCCAG AATGTACAAAATGGCCGTTGGATTTATGCTTGCCCACCCTTACGGATTAACACGAGTGATGTCAAGTTACCGTTGGGACAGATACTTTCAGAATGGCAAA gatgtTAATGACTGGATGGGACCACCAAATAACAATGGAGCCACCAAAGAAGTGACTATCAATCCAGACACGACTTGTGGCAATGGCTGGGTCTGTGAACATCGCTGGCGTCAGATCAG GAACATGGTACTATTCCGAAACATAGTTAACGGGCAGCCTTTTACAAACTGGTGGGATAATGATAGCAACCAAGTGGCTTttggaagaggaaacaaagggtTCATTGTCTTCAACAATGATGACTG ggctctGTCAATAGATCTACAAACTGGTCTTCCTGCCGGCACGTACTGTGACGTCATTTCTGGAGATAAAATCGATGGCACCTGCACGGGAATTAAAATCCAGGTTTCTGGCGATGGCAGAGCTCACTTTTCTATCAGTAACTCTGCAGAAGACCCGTTTGTGGCCATTCATGTAGGATCAAAATTGTGA
- the LOC101615836 gene encoding pancreatic alpha-amylase-like isoform X3 translates to MRFLLLLSAIGLCWAQYTPHTQYGRTSIVHLFEWRWADIAKECERYLAPKGFGGVQVSPPNENIVVYNPSRPWWERYQPISYKICSRSGNEDEFRDMVARCNNVGVRIYVDAVLNHMCGAAGGAGTSSTCGSYYNANKEDFPAVPYSGWDFNDGKCHTSNGEVQNYNDANQVIDLGGEAISSSEYFGNGRVTEFKYGAKLGTVIRKWNGEKMAYLKNWGEGWGFMPSDRALVFVDNHDNQRGHGAGGVSILTFWDARMYKMAVGFMLAHPYGLTRVMSSYRWDRYFQNGKDVNDWMGPPNNNGATKEVTINPDTTCGNGWVCEHRWRQIRNMVLFRNIVNGQPFTNWWDNDSNQVAFGRGNKGFIVFNNDDWALSIDLQTGLPAGTYCDVISGDKIDGTCTGIKIQVSGDGRAHFSISNSAEDPFVAIHVGSKL, encoded by the exons ATGAGGTTTCTTCTTCTGCTCTCTGCCATCGGGCTCTGCTGGGCTCAGTACACCCCACATACTCAGTATGGACGGACATCTATTGTCCATCTTTTTGAGTGGCGCTGGGCTGATATTGCTAAGGAATGTGAGCGATACTTAGCTCCCAAAGGATTTGGAGGGGTCCAG GTCTCTCCACCCAATGAAAATATTGTAGTTTATAATCCTTCAAGACCTTGGTGGGAAAGATACCAACCCATCAGCTATAAAATATGCTCAAGGTCTGGAAATGAAGATGAGTTCCGAGACATGGTGGCGAGGTGCAACAACGTTGGT GTGCGCATTTATGTGGACGCCGTTCTCAACCACATGTGCGGCGCGGCTGGTGGCGCGGGGACGAGCAGCACCTGTGGGAGTTACTACAACGCTAACAAGGAGGACTTCCCAGCAGTGCCGTACTCTGGATGGGACTTTAATGATGGGAAATGTCACACTTCCAACGGAGAAGTTCAGAACTACAATGATGCTAATCAg GTAATTGATCTGGGTGGTGAGGCAATCTCCAGTAGTGAATACTTTGGGAATGGCCGTGTGACAGAATTCAAATATGGTGCAAAACTGGGCACAGTGATCCGGAAATGGAATGGAGAGAAGATGGCGTACTTGAA GAACTGGGGAGAAGGCTGGGGTTTCATGCCGTCTGACAGAGCCCTTGTCTTTGTGGACAACCATGACAACCAGCGgggacatggggctggaggagtGTCAATCCTGACGTTCTGGGACGCCAG AATGTACAAAATGGCCGTTGGATTTATGCTTGCCCACCCTTACGGATTAACACGAGTGATGTCAAGTTACCGTTGGGACAGATACTTTCAGAATGGCAAA gatgtTAATGACTGGATGGGACCACCAAATAACAATGGAGCCACCAAAGAAGTGACTATCAATCCAGACACGACTTGTGGCAATGGCTGGGTCTGTGAACATCGCTGGCGTCAGATCAG GAACATGGTACTATTCCGAAACATAGTTAACGGGCAGCCTTTTACAAACTGGTGGGATAATGATAGCAACCAAGTGGCTTttggaagaggaaacaaagggtTCATTGTCTTCAACAATGATGACTG ggctctGTCAATAGATCTACAAACTGGTCTTCCTGCCGGCACGTACTGTGACGTCATTTCTGGAGATAAAATCGATGGCACCTGCACGGGAATTAAAATCCAGGTTTCTGGCGATGGCAGAGCTCACTTTTCTATCAGTAACTCTGCAGAAGACCCGTTTGTGGCCATTCATGTAGGATCAAAATTGTGA